A portion of the Ricinus communis isolate WT05 ecotype wild-type chromosome 10, ASM1957865v1, whole genome shotgun sequence genome contains these proteins:
- the LOC8286483 gene encoding uncharacterized protein LOC8286483 → MVQRTAAVGLLLFFLGFSFLLSSLAVPTTRSLKSTEDNPSSSVQDFLIHQEGMDLSSQGEELDFIIAGRMDLESTDYPGTGANNHHDPKTPGRL, encoded by the exons ATGGTGCAAAGGACTGCTGCTGTTGGTCTTCTGCTTTTCTTTCTGGGTTTCTCTTTTCTGCTCTCTTCTCTTGCAGTTCCTACTACTA GAAGCCTCAAGTCAACTGAAGATAACCCATCATCGTCAGTCCAAGATTTTCTGATTCACCAg GAGGGAATGGATTTGAGCAGTCAAGGAGAggaacttgattttataattgcAGGAAGGATGGACTTGGAAAGCACAGATTATCCAGGAACTGGAGCAAACAATCACCATGATCCAAAAACTCCAGGAAGACTTTAA